The Oncorhynchus mykiss isolate Arlee chromosome 30, USDA_OmykA_1.1, whole genome shotgun sequence genome includes a window with the following:
- the LOC110521580 gene encoding paired amphipathic helix protein Sin3b isoform X3: MKEFKSQSIDTPGVINRVSQLFHGHPDLVLGFNAFLPPGYRIEIPKNGVVFLQSPFSAQVSPGQGKSMTSPAVSATGSSVAEVGSAQSEAVASPESIYSSSGPPEPPSRLSLPLPSRESPSQPQSSSVSPPASEPSPVEFDSAISYVNKIKNRFLDHPEIYRSFLEILHTYQVHCVINMKEQLEVKESRGHGSSGMTEDEVFSKVASLFKGQEDLLAEFGQFLPDAKRSLFTGSSLTGKDHLKRAEDEDMSKQSKKRPRPMLLPHMTPLLKKKMKFSCSKDQSFASVGKHGVLREFTFFDKLRRFFKSREVYENFLRCIALFNQEVVSGAELLQLVTPFLGKFPELYTQFKSFLGDKELSHSVSGLSDRYMEGGGGREVDYASCKRLGSSYRALPKTYQQPKCSGRTAICKEVLNDTWVSFPSWSEDSTFVSSKKTPYEEQLHRCEDERFELDVVLETNLATIRVLESVQKKLSRLSPEDQDRFRLDDCLGGTSEVIQRRAIYRIYGDKAPEIIEGLKRSPATAVPVVLKRLKAKEEEWREAQQGFNKIWREQYEKAYLKSLDHQGVNFKQNDMKALRSKSLLNEIESVYDERQEQSTEEGGVVQQGRDGSSAPAVSDPHMVFTYEDKQILEDAASLIIYHVKRQPTIHKDDKDHIKRIIQHFVPDLFFSRRGELSETEEWTDEDVEERGDRGGGCGGIPGVVATTGSQQHQHQQQNGESRRRRCASPQTVELGVASSHSLAPVGGEKVDLRDPEAEHQKELDGVYNLFFVNNNWYFFLRLHQTLCQRLLRVYRQAERQLLEHRAEQNRERLLMAECRDLAMELRLKQPSEVELEEYYPAFLDMVRSLLDGNLESTQYEDTLREMFTIHAYIGFTIDKLIQNIIRQLQHLVSDEVCLQVAELYLAERKRGAAGANLSSQCVRTAWETSYQWKSERVMAEENCFKVMFIQNQGQVTLTIELLDTEEAQADDPLDVQCLSSYMEQFVGTESTLCSQNEGYFFKPVFLPRNLRHFRRWQVRQVEAMRCRREWHRQLGVESAGSLDCRFKLNTHKMVFVMNSEDYMYRRGALVKARKSQHRVAVNQHERFDKWHQGWLVEHVTPAAERSVHDWLIGEEEEDMIPCKTTCLNTQVKGLPVNRYQVHYSRKPPSP; the protein is encoded by the exons ATGAAAGAATTCAAATCACAAAG CATTGACACACCGGGTGTTATAAACCGTGTGTCTCAGCTCTTCCATGGGCACCCGGACCTCGTCTTAGGATTCAATGCCTTCCTGCCCCCAGGGTATCGGATAGAGATTCCCAAGAATGGCGTGGTTTTCCTTCAGTCCCCATTCTCTGCCCAG GTGTCCCCAGGTCAGGGGAAGAGTATGACAAGCCCTGCTGTGAGTGCCACAGGCTCATCTGTTGCTGAAGTTGGATCTGCCCAAAGTGAAGCTGTGGCATCGCCTGAAAGCATCTACTCATCCTCAGGGCCCCCAGAGCCTCCCAGTAGACTGTCCTTGCCACTCCCCAGCAGAGAGAGCCCATCCCAGCCACAGTCCTCCTCAGTGTCCCCCCCTGCCTCAGAGCCCAGCCCAGTAGAATTTGACAGTGCTATCAGCTATGTCAACAAAATCAAAAACCGCTTCCTAGACCATCCAGAGATCTACAGATCCTTCCTTGAGATACTACACACTTACCAGGTACACTGTGTCATCAATATG AAAGAGCAGCTTGAGGTCAAGGAGAGCCGGGGTCATGGTAGTAGTGGAATGACAGAGGATGAAGTTTTCTCAAAAGTGGCCAGCCTCTTCAAGGGCCAAGAGGACTTACTGGCTGAGTTTGGACAGTTCTTACCAGATGCTAAGAGATCACTG TTCACTGGCAGCTCCCTGACTGGGAAAGACCACCTGAAGAGGGCAGAGGACGAGGACATGAGCAAACAGAGCAAGAAGAGACCCAGGCCCATGCTGCTGCCTCACATGACACCACTGCTCAAG aaaAAGATGAAGTTTTCATGCTCCAAAGACCAGTCCTTTGCCTCAGTTGGGAAGCATGGAGTCTTGCGGGAGTTCACATTTTTTGACAAG CTTCGCCGTTTCTTCAAGAGTCGGGAGGTATACGAGAACTTCCTCCGCTGTATTGCTTTGTTTAACCAGGAAGTGGTTTCGGGAGCAGAGCTGCTGCAGCTTGTCACTCCCTTTCTGGG GAAGTTTCCAGAGCTATATACCCAGTTCAAGTCTTTTCTGGGGGACAAAGAGCTCTCTCATTCAGTGTCTGGCCTGTCAGACCGATACATGGAAGGAGGTGGGGGCAGGGAGGTCGACTATGCCTCTTGCAAGCGCCTGGGATCCAGCTACAGAGCACTACCCAAGACTTACCAGCAGCCCAAGTGCAGCGGTCGCACTGCTATCTGCAAAGAG GTGCTGAATGACACCTGGGTTTCTTTCCCCTCGTGGTCGGAAGACTCTACGTTTGTGAGCTCAAAGAAAACTCCATATGAGGAGCAGCTTCATCGCTGTGAGGACGAAAGGTTTGAG TTGGATGTGGTCCTGGAGACTAACCTGGCCACCATCCGGGTCCTGGAGAGCGTTCAGAAGAAGCTGTCCCGTCTGTCGCCTGAGGACCAGGACCGCTTCCGTCTGGACGATTGTCTGGGAGGCACATCTGAGGTCATCCAGCGCCGAGCCATCTACCGTATCTACGGCGACAAGGCCCCTGAGATTATAGAGGGGCTGAAGAGGAGCCCCGCTACTGCCGTGCCTGTGGTGCTCAAGAG ATTGAAAGcgaaggaggaggagtggagagaagccCAGCAGGGCTTCAACAAGATCTGGAGGGAGCAGTATGAGAAGGCCTACCTCAAGTCCCTGGACCACCAGGGGGTCAACTTCAAGCAGAATGACATGAAGGCCCTTCGATCCAAAAGCCTGCTCAATGAGATTGAAAGTGTTTATGATGAG CGTCAGGAGCAGAGCACAGAGGAGGGGGGCGTGGTCCAGCAGGGGCGTGACGGGAGCAGTGCGCCAGCGGTCAGCGATCCCCACATGGTGTTCACCTACGAGGACAAGCAGATCCTGGAGGACGCCGCCTCTCTCATCATCTACCATGTCAAACGCCAGCCCACCATCCACAAGGACGACAAGGACCACATCAAGCGCATCATCCAGCACTTTGTCCCCGACCTCTTCTTCTCCCGCCGCGGCGAGCTCAGCGAGACGGAGGAGTGGACGGACGAGGacgtggaggagagaggagaccggGGAGGAGGATGTGGCGGTATACCAGGAGTCGTAGCAACAACAGGCAGTCAGCAACATCAGCATCAGCAGCAGAACGGGGAGTCGAGGCGGCGGCGCTGCGCCTCTCCCCAGACAGTGGAGCTGGGTGTAGCCTCGTCCCATAGCCTGGCTCCAGTGGGAGGGGAGAAGGTGGACCTGAGAGACCCTGAGGCAGAGCACCAGAAGGAGCTGGACGGAGTCTACAACCTGTTCTTCGTCAACAACAACTGGTACTTCTTCCTGCGGCTTCACCAGACCCTGTGCCAGCGGCTGCTGAGGGTGTACCGGCAGGCGGAGAGGCAACTGCTGGAGCACCGGGCAGAGCAGAATCGTGAGAGGCTTCTGATGGCCGAGTGCCGGGACCTGGCCATGGAGCTCCGCCTCAAACAGCCCA GTGAGGTAGAACTGGAGGAGTACTACCCAGCGTTCCTGGATATGGTGCGCAGTCTTCTGGATGGGAACCTGGAGTCCACACAGTATGAGGACACATTGCGGGAGATGTTCACCATCCACGCCTACATTGGCTTCACCATCGACAAGCTCAtccagaacatcattagacag cTGCAGCACCTGGTGAGTGACGAGGTGTGTCTTCAGGTGGCTGAGCTGTACCTGGCCGAGAGGAAGAGGGGCGCGGCGGGGGCTAACCTGTCATCCCAGTGTGTGAGAACAGCCTGGGAGACCAGCTACCAGTGGAAGTCGGAGAGGGTCATGGCTGAGGAGAACTGCTTTAAG GTAATGTTCATTCAGAACCAAGGCCAGGTGACCTTGACCATTGAGCTGCTGGACACAGAGGAGGCCCAGGCTGATGACCCATTGGATGTACAG tgCCTGTCCAGCTATATGGAACAGTTTGTAGGGACAGAGTCAACGCTTTGCTCACAGAACGAAGGCTACTTTTTCAAACCGGTATTTTTGCCCAG gaaccTGAGGCACTTCAGACGCTGGCAGGTGCGGCAGGTGGAGGCGATGCGCTGCAGACGGGAGTGGCACAGACAGCTGGGTGTGGAGAGTGCTGGCAGTCTGGACTGCCGCTTTAAACTCAACACCCACAAGATGGTGTTCGTCATGAACTCTGAGGACTACATGTACCGCCGAGGAGCGCTGGTCAAAGCCAGGAAG tcccagCACAGGGTTGCTGTGAACCAGCACGAGCGCTTTGACAAGTGGCACCAGGGCTGGCTGGTGGAGCACGTGACCCCGGCGGCTGAGCGCTCGGTCCACGACTGGCTcataggtgaggaggaggaggacatgaTTCCGTGCAAGACCACCTGCCTCAACACACAGGTCAAAGGCCTGCCTGTCAACCGATACCAGGTGCATTACAGTAGGAAACCTCCCTCTCCGTAg
- the LOC110521580 gene encoding paired amphipathic helix protein Sin3b isoform X1 — protein MSVTISGIMAKIQAHSNTKQINQIQDKAYVVQKQVQQQHFQKLKVEDALSYLDQVKIRFGNDPGIYNKFLDIMKEFKSQSIDTPGVINRVSQLFHGHPDLVLGFNAFLPPGYRIEIPKNGVVFLQSPFSAQVSPGQGKSMTSPAVSATGSSVAEVGSAQSEAVASPESIYSSSGPPEPPSRLSLPLPSRESPSQPQSSSVSPPASEPSPVEFDSAISYVNKIKNRFLDHPEIYRSFLEILHTYQVHCVINMKEQLEVKESRGHGSSGMTEDEVFSKVASLFKGQEDLLAEFGQFLPDAKRSLFTGSSLTGKDHLKRAEDEDMSKQSKKRPRPMLLPHMTPLLKKKMKFSCSKDQSFASVGKHGVLREFTFFDKLRRFFKSREVYENFLRCIALFNQEVVSGAELLQLVTPFLGKFPELYTQFKSFLGDKELSHSVSGLSDRYMEGGGGREVDYASCKRLGSSYRALPKTYQQPKCSGRTAICKEVLNDTWVSFPSWSEDSTFVSSKKTPYEEQLHRCEDERFELDVVLETNLATIRVLESVQKKLSRLSPEDQDRFRLDDCLGGTSEVIQRRAIYRIYGDKAPEIIEGLKRSPATAVPVVLKRLKAKEEEWREAQQGFNKIWREQYEKAYLKSLDHQGVNFKQNDMKALRSKSLLNEIESVYDERQEQSTEEGGVVQQGRDGSSAPAVSDPHMVFTYEDKQILEDAASLIIYHVKRQPTIHKDDKDHIKRIIQHFVPDLFFSRRGELSETEEWTDEDVEERGDRGGGCGGIPGVVATTGSQQHQHQQQNGESRRRRCASPQTVELGVASSHSLAPVGGEKVDLRDPEAEHQKELDGVYNLFFVNNNWYFFLRLHQTLCQRLLRVYRQAERQLLEHRAEQNRERLLMAECRDLAMELRLKQPSEVELEEYYPAFLDMVRSLLDGNLESTQYEDTLREMFTIHAYIGFTIDKLIQNIIRQLQHLVSDEVCLQVAELYLAERKRGAAGANLSSQCVRTAWETSYQWKSERVMAEENCFKVMFIQNQGQVTLTIELLDTEEAQADDPLDVQCLSSYMEQFVGTESTLCSQNEGYFFKPVFLPRNLRHFRRWQVRQVEAMRCRREWHRQLGVESAGSLDCRFKLNTHKMVFVMNSEDYMYRRGALVKARKSQHRVAVNQHERFDKWHQGWLVEHVTPAAERSVHDWLIGEEEEDMIPCKTTCLNTQVKGLPVNRYQVHYSRKPPSP, from the exons ATGTCTGTTACTATCTCCGGGATCATGGCGAAAATACAGGCACACAGCAACACGAAACAAATAAACCAAATTCAAGACAAGGCCTATGTTGTACAAAAGCAAGTGCAACAACAGCACTTTCAAAAACTGAAG GTTGAAGATGCCCTATCATACCTGGACCAAGTCAAAATACGATTTGGGAATGACCCTGGAATATACAACAAATTTCTTGACATAATGAAAGAATTCAAATCACAAAG CATTGACACACCGGGTGTTATAAACCGTGTGTCTCAGCTCTTCCATGGGCACCCGGACCTCGTCTTAGGATTCAATGCCTTCCTGCCCCCAGGGTATCGGATAGAGATTCCCAAGAATGGCGTGGTTTTCCTTCAGTCCCCATTCTCTGCCCAG GTGTCCCCAGGTCAGGGGAAGAGTATGACAAGCCCTGCTGTGAGTGCCACAGGCTCATCTGTTGCTGAAGTTGGATCTGCCCAAAGTGAAGCTGTGGCATCGCCTGAAAGCATCTACTCATCCTCAGGGCCCCCAGAGCCTCCCAGTAGACTGTCCTTGCCACTCCCCAGCAGAGAGAGCCCATCCCAGCCACAGTCCTCCTCAGTGTCCCCCCCTGCCTCAGAGCCCAGCCCAGTAGAATTTGACAGTGCTATCAGCTATGTCAACAAAATCAAAAACCGCTTCCTAGACCATCCAGAGATCTACAGATCCTTCCTTGAGATACTACACACTTACCAGGTACACTGTGTCATCAATATG AAAGAGCAGCTTGAGGTCAAGGAGAGCCGGGGTCATGGTAGTAGTGGAATGACAGAGGATGAAGTTTTCTCAAAAGTGGCCAGCCTCTTCAAGGGCCAAGAGGACTTACTGGCTGAGTTTGGACAGTTCTTACCAGATGCTAAGAGATCACTG TTCACTGGCAGCTCCCTGACTGGGAAAGACCACCTGAAGAGGGCAGAGGACGAGGACATGAGCAAACAGAGCAAGAAGAGACCCAGGCCCATGCTGCTGCCTCACATGACACCACTGCTCAAG aaaAAGATGAAGTTTTCATGCTCCAAAGACCAGTCCTTTGCCTCAGTTGGGAAGCATGGAGTCTTGCGGGAGTTCACATTTTTTGACAAG CTTCGCCGTTTCTTCAAGAGTCGGGAGGTATACGAGAACTTCCTCCGCTGTATTGCTTTGTTTAACCAGGAAGTGGTTTCGGGAGCAGAGCTGCTGCAGCTTGTCACTCCCTTTCTGGG GAAGTTTCCAGAGCTATATACCCAGTTCAAGTCTTTTCTGGGGGACAAAGAGCTCTCTCATTCAGTGTCTGGCCTGTCAGACCGATACATGGAAGGAGGTGGGGGCAGGGAGGTCGACTATGCCTCTTGCAAGCGCCTGGGATCCAGCTACAGAGCACTACCCAAGACTTACCAGCAGCCCAAGTGCAGCGGTCGCACTGCTATCTGCAAAGAG GTGCTGAATGACACCTGGGTTTCTTTCCCCTCGTGGTCGGAAGACTCTACGTTTGTGAGCTCAAAGAAAACTCCATATGAGGAGCAGCTTCATCGCTGTGAGGACGAAAGGTTTGAG TTGGATGTGGTCCTGGAGACTAACCTGGCCACCATCCGGGTCCTGGAGAGCGTTCAGAAGAAGCTGTCCCGTCTGTCGCCTGAGGACCAGGACCGCTTCCGTCTGGACGATTGTCTGGGAGGCACATCTGAGGTCATCCAGCGCCGAGCCATCTACCGTATCTACGGCGACAAGGCCCCTGAGATTATAGAGGGGCTGAAGAGGAGCCCCGCTACTGCCGTGCCTGTGGTGCTCAAGAG ATTGAAAGcgaaggaggaggagtggagagaagccCAGCAGGGCTTCAACAAGATCTGGAGGGAGCAGTATGAGAAGGCCTACCTCAAGTCCCTGGACCACCAGGGGGTCAACTTCAAGCAGAATGACATGAAGGCCCTTCGATCCAAAAGCCTGCTCAATGAGATTGAAAGTGTTTATGATGAG CGTCAGGAGCAGAGCACAGAGGAGGGGGGCGTGGTCCAGCAGGGGCGTGACGGGAGCAGTGCGCCAGCGGTCAGCGATCCCCACATGGTGTTCACCTACGAGGACAAGCAGATCCTGGAGGACGCCGCCTCTCTCATCATCTACCATGTCAAACGCCAGCCCACCATCCACAAGGACGACAAGGACCACATCAAGCGCATCATCCAGCACTTTGTCCCCGACCTCTTCTTCTCCCGCCGCGGCGAGCTCAGCGAGACGGAGGAGTGGACGGACGAGGacgtggaggagagaggagaccggGGAGGAGGATGTGGCGGTATACCAGGAGTCGTAGCAACAACAGGCAGTCAGCAACATCAGCATCAGCAGCAGAACGGGGAGTCGAGGCGGCGGCGCTGCGCCTCTCCCCAGACAGTGGAGCTGGGTGTAGCCTCGTCCCATAGCCTGGCTCCAGTGGGAGGGGAGAAGGTGGACCTGAGAGACCCTGAGGCAGAGCACCAGAAGGAGCTGGACGGAGTCTACAACCTGTTCTTCGTCAACAACAACTGGTACTTCTTCCTGCGGCTTCACCAGACCCTGTGCCAGCGGCTGCTGAGGGTGTACCGGCAGGCGGAGAGGCAACTGCTGGAGCACCGGGCAGAGCAGAATCGTGAGAGGCTTCTGATGGCCGAGTGCCGGGACCTGGCCATGGAGCTCCGCCTCAAACAGCCCA GTGAGGTAGAACTGGAGGAGTACTACCCAGCGTTCCTGGATATGGTGCGCAGTCTTCTGGATGGGAACCTGGAGTCCACACAGTATGAGGACACATTGCGGGAGATGTTCACCATCCACGCCTACATTGGCTTCACCATCGACAAGCTCAtccagaacatcattagacag cTGCAGCACCTGGTGAGTGACGAGGTGTGTCTTCAGGTGGCTGAGCTGTACCTGGCCGAGAGGAAGAGGGGCGCGGCGGGGGCTAACCTGTCATCCCAGTGTGTGAGAACAGCCTGGGAGACCAGCTACCAGTGGAAGTCGGAGAGGGTCATGGCTGAGGAGAACTGCTTTAAG GTAATGTTCATTCAGAACCAAGGCCAGGTGACCTTGACCATTGAGCTGCTGGACACAGAGGAGGCCCAGGCTGATGACCCATTGGATGTACAG tgCCTGTCCAGCTATATGGAACAGTTTGTAGGGACAGAGTCAACGCTTTGCTCACAGAACGAAGGCTACTTTTTCAAACCGGTATTTTTGCCCAG gaaccTGAGGCACTTCAGACGCTGGCAGGTGCGGCAGGTGGAGGCGATGCGCTGCAGACGGGAGTGGCACAGACAGCTGGGTGTGGAGAGTGCTGGCAGTCTGGACTGCCGCTTTAAACTCAACACCCACAAGATGGTGTTCGTCATGAACTCTGAGGACTACATGTACCGCCGAGGAGCGCTGGTCAAAGCCAGGAAG tcccagCACAGGGTTGCTGTGAACCAGCACGAGCGCTTTGACAAGTGGCACCAGGGCTGGCTGGTGGAGCACGTGACCCCGGCGGCTGAGCGCTCGGTCCACGACTGGCTcataggtgaggaggaggaggacatgaTTCCGTGCAAGACCACCTGCCTCAACACACAGGTCAAAGGCCTGCCTGTCAACCGATACCAGGTGCATTACAGTAGGAAACCTCCCTCTCCGTAg
- the LOC110521580 gene encoding paired amphipathic helix protein Sin3b isoform X2: MSVTISGIMAKIQAHSNTKQINQIQDKAYVVQKQVQQQHFQKLKVEDALSYLDQVKIRFGNDPGIYNKFLDIMKEFKSQSIDTPGVINRVSQLFHGHPDLVLGFNAFLPPGYRIEIPKNGVVFLQSPFSAQVSPGQGKSMTSPAVSATGSSVAEVGSAQSEAVASPESIYSSSGPPEPPSRLSLPLPSRESPSQPQSSSVSPPASEPSPVEFDSAISYVNKIKNRFLDHPEIYRSFLEILHTYQKEQLEVKESRGHGSSGMTEDEVFSKVASLFKGQEDLLAEFGQFLPDAKRSLFTGSSLTGKDHLKRAEDEDMSKQSKKRPRPMLLPHMTPLLKKKMKFSCSKDQSFASVGKHGVLREFTFFDKLRRFFKSREVYENFLRCIALFNQEVVSGAELLQLVTPFLGKFPELYTQFKSFLGDKELSHSVSGLSDRYMEGGGGREVDYASCKRLGSSYRALPKTYQQPKCSGRTAICKEVLNDTWVSFPSWSEDSTFVSSKKTPYEEQLHRCEDERFELDVVLETNLATIRVLESVQKKLSRLSPEDQDRFRLDDCLGGTSEVIQRRAIYRIYGDKAPEIIEGLKRSPATAVPVVLKRLKAKEEEWREAQQGFNKIWREQYEKAYLKSLDHQGVNFKQNDMKALRSKSLLNEIESVYDERQEQSTEEGGVVQQGRDGSSAPAVSDPHMVFTYEDKQILEDAASLIIYHVKRQPTIHKDDKDHIKRIIQHFVPDLFFSRRGELSETEEWTDEDVEERGDRGGGCGGIPGVVATTGSQQHQHQQQNGESRRRRCASPQTVELGVASSHSLAPVGGEKVDLRDPEAEHQKELDGVYNLFFVNNNWYFFLRLHQTLCQRLLRVYRQAERQLLEHRAEQNRERLLMAECRDLAMELRLKQPSEVELEEYYPAFLDMVRSLLDGNLESTQYEDTLREMFTIHAYIGFTIDKLIQNIIRQLQHLVSDEVCLQVAELYLAERKRGAAGANLSSQCVRTAWETSYQWKSERVMAEENCFKVMFIQNQGQVTLTIELLDTEEAQADDPLDVQCLSSYMEQFVGTESTLCSQNEGYFFKPVFLPRNLRHFRRWQVRQVEAMRCRREWHRQLGVESAGSLDCRFKLNTHKMVFVMNSEDYMYRRGALVKARKSQHRVAVNQHERFDKWHQGWLVEHVTPAAERSVHDWLIGEEEEDMIPCKTTCLNTQVKGLPVNRYQVHYSRKPPSP, from the exons ATGTCTGTTACTATCTCCGGGATCATGGCGAAAATACAGGCACACAGCAACACGAAACAAATAAACCAAATTCAAGACAAGGCCTATGTTGTACAAAAGCAAGTGCAACAACAGCACTTTCAAAAACTGAAG GTTGAAGATGCCCTATCATACCTGGACCAAGTCAAAATACGATTTGGGAATGACCCTGGAATATACAACAAATTTCTTGACATAATGAAAGAATTCAAATCACAAAG CATTGACACACCGGGTGTTATAAACCGTGTGTCTCAGCTCTTCCATGGGCACCCGGACCTCGTCTTAGGATTCAATGCCTTCCTGCCCCCAGGGTATCGGATAGAGATTCCCAAGAATGGCGTGGTTTTCCTTCAGTCCCCATTCTCTGCCCAG GTGTCCCCAGGTCAGGGGAAGAGTATGACAAGCCCTGCTGTGAGTGCCACAGGCTCATCTGTTGCTGAAGTTGGATCTGCCCAAAGTGAAGCTGTGGCATCGCCTGAAAGCATCTACTCATCCTCAGGGCCCCCAGAGCCTCCCAGTAGACTGTCCTTGCCACTCCCCAGCAGAGAGAGCCCATCCCAGCCACAGTCCTCCTCAGTGTCCCCCCCTGCCTCAGAGCCCAGCCCAGTAGAATTTGACAGTGCTATCAGCTATGTCAACAAAATCAAAAACCGCTTCCTAGACCATCCAGAGATCTACAGATCCTTCCTTGAGATACTACACACTTACCAG AAAGAGCAGCTTGAGGTCAAGGAGAGCCGGGGTCATGGTAGTAGTGGAATGACAGAGGATGAAGTTTTCTCAAAAGTGGCCAGCCTCTTCAAGGGCCAAGAGGACTTACTGGCTGAGTTTGGACAGTTCTTACCAGATGCTAAGAGATCACTG TTCACTGGCAGCTCCCTGACTGGGAAAGACCACCTGAAGAGGGCAGAGGACGAGGACATGAGCAAACAGAGCAAGAAGAGACCCAGGCCCATGCTGCTGCCTCACATGACACCACTGCTCAAG aaaAAGATGAAGTTTTCATGCTCCAAAGACCAGTCCTTTGCCTCAGTTGGGAAGCATGGAGTCTTGCGGGAGTTCACATTTTTTGACAAG CTTCGCCGTTTCTTCAAGAGTCGGGAGGTATACGAGAACTTCCTCCGCTGTATTGCTTTGTTTAACCAGGAAGTGGTTTCGGGAGCAGAGCTGCTGCAGCTTGTCACTCCCTTTCTGGG GAAGTTTCCAGAGCTATATACCCAGTTCAAGTCTTTTCTGGGGGACAAAGAGCTCTCTCATTCAGTGTCTGGCCTGTCAGACCGATACATGGAAGGAGGTGGGGGCAGGGAGGTCGACTATGCCTCTTGCAAGCGCCTGGGATCCAGCTACAGAGCACTACCCAAGACTTACCAGCAGCCCAAGTGCAGCGGTCGCACTGCTATCTGCAAAGAG GTGCTGAATGACACCTGGGTTTCTTTCCCCTCGTGGTCGGAAGACTCTACGTTTGTGAGCTCAAAGAAAACTCCATATGAGGAGCAGCTTCATCGCTGTGAGGACGAAAGGTTTGAG TTGGATGTGGTCCTGGAGACTAACCTGGCCACCATCCGGGTCCTGGAGAGCGTTCAGAAGAAGCTGTCCCGTCTGTCGCCTGAGGACCAGGACCGCTTCCGTCTGGACGATTGTCTGGGAGGCACATCTGAGGTCATCCAGCGCCGAGCCATCTACCGTATCTACGGCGACAAGGCCCCTGAGATTATAGAGGGGCTGAAGAGGAGCCCCGCTACTGCCGTGCCTGTGGTGCTCAAGAG ATTGAAAGcgaaggaggaggagtggagagaagccCAGCAGGGCTTCAACAAGATCTGGAGGGAGCAGTATGAGAAGGCCTACCTCAAGTCCCTGGACCACCAGGGGGTCAACTTCAAGCAGAATGACATGAAGGCCCTTCGATCCAAAAGCCTGCTCAATGAGATTGAAAGTGTTTATGATGAG CGTCAGGAGCAGAGCACAGAGGAGGGGGGCGTGGTCCAGCAGGGGCGTGACGGGAGCAGTGCGCCAGCGGTCAGCGATCCCCACATGGTGTTCACCTACGAGGACAAGCAGATCCTGGAGGACGCCGCCTCTCTCATCATCTACCATGTCAAACGCCAGCCCACCATCCACAAGGACGACAAGGACCACATCAAGCGCATCATCCAGCACTTTGTCCCCGACCTCTTCTTCTCCCGCCGCGGCGAGCTCAGCGAGACGGAGGAGTGGACGGACGAGGacgtggaggagagaggagaccggGGAGGAGGATGTGGCGGTATACCAGGAGTCGTAGCAACAACAGGCAGTCAGCAACATCAGCATCAGCAGCAGAACGGGGAGTCGAGGCGGCGGCGCTGCGCCTCTCCCCAGACAGTGGAGCTGGGTGTAGCCTCGTCCCATAGCCTGGCTCCAGTGGGAGGGGAGAAGGTGGACCTGAGAGACCCTGAGGCAGAGCACCAGAAGGAGCTGGACGGAGTCTACAACCTGTTCTTCGTCAACAACAACTGGTACTTCTTCCTGCGGCTTCACCAGACCCTGTGCCAGCGGCTGCTGAGGGTGTACCGGCAGGCGGAGAGGCAACTGCTGGAGCACCGGGCAGAGCAGAATCGTGAGAGGCTTCTGATGGCCGAGTGCCGGGACCTGGCCATGGAGCTCCGCCTCAAACAGCCCA GTGAGGTAGAACTGGAGGAGTACTACCCAGCGTTCCTGGATATGGTGCGCAGTCTTCTGGATGGGAACCTGGAGTCCACACAGTATGAGGACACATTGCGGGAGATGTTCACCATCCACGCCTACATTGGCTTCACCATCGACAAGCTCAtccagaacatcattagacag cTGCAGCACCTGGTGAGTGACGAGGTGTGTCTTCAGGTGGCTGAGCTGTACCTGGCCGAGAGGAAGAGGGGCGCGGCGGGGGCTAACCTGTCATCCCAGTGTGTGAGAACAGCCTGGGAGACCAGCTACCAGTGGAAGTCGGAGAGGGTCATGGCTGAGGAGAACTGCTTTAAG GTAATGTTCATTCAGAACCAAGGCCAGGTGACCTTGACCATTGAGCTGCTGGACACAGAGGAGGCCCAGGCTGATGACCCATTGGATGTACAG tgCCTGTCCAGCTATATGGAACAGTTTGTAGGGACAGAGTCAACGCTTTGCTCACAGAACGAAGGCTACTTTTTCAAACCGGTATTTTTGCCCAG gaaccTGAGGCACTTCAGACGCTGGCAGGTGCGGCAGGTGGAGGCGATGCGCTGCAGACGGGAGTGGCACAGACAGCTGGGTGTGGAGAGTGCTGGCAGTCTGGACTGCCGCTTTAAACTCAACACCCACAAGATGGTGTTCGTCATGAACTCTGAGGACTACATGTACCGCCGAGGAGCGCTGGTCAAAGCCAGGAAG tcccagCACAGGGTTGCTGTGAACCAGCACGAGCGCTTTGACAAGTGGCACCAGGGCTGGCTGGTGGAGCACGTGACCCCGGCGGCTGAGCGCTCGGTCCACGACTGGCTcataggtgaggaggaggaggacatgaTTCCGTGCAAGACCACCTGCCTCAACACACAGGTCAAAGGCCTGCCTGTCAACCGATACCAGGTGCATTACAGTAGGAAACCTCCCTCTCCGTAg